In one Carassius carassius chromosome 14, fCarCar2.1, whole genome shotgun sequence genomic region, the following are encoded:
- the LOC132157475 gene encoding p53 apoptosis effector related to PMP-22-like yields the protein MFRCGVSYPRCRWILPLLLLFAIIFDIIAIAAQSGWVEDENAKTHYASMWRQCRGRNDQWECKSLMDLPWAQAVAALMIIGLIILILAFVISFVALCCTLNIPLLPVVGCLLILAVIIQIIALIIYPVKFNEQIYEGYYDYTWAYGFGWGATILMLGCGILFYCLPHYEDELAGLAKTKYIYTSA from the exons ATGTTTCGCTGTGGAGTTTCGTATCCGAGGTGCAGGTGGATCCTGCCTCTGCTCCTGCTGTTTGCGATTATTTTCGACATCATCGCCATCGCAGCGCAGTCCGGATGGGTGGAGGACGAGAACGCGAAGACGCACTACGCCAGCATGTGGAGGCAGTGCCGAGGCCGCAACGATCAGTGGGAGTGCAAATCCCTCATGGATCTCC CTTGGGCCCAGGCAGTCGCTGCTCTGATGATCATAggcctcatcatcctcatcctcgccTTCGTCATCTCATTTGTGGCTCTCTGCTGTACCCTCAACATCCCTCTGCTGCCTGTAGTTGGATGCTTACTTATTTTGGCTG TAATCATCCAGATAATCGCTCTGATCATCTACCCTGTCAAGTTCAATGAGCAGATCTATGAAGGGTATTATGACTACACCTGGGCGTATGGTTTTGGCTGGGGGGCGACCATCTTGATGCTGGGCTGCGGGATCCTCTTCTACTGTCTCCCTCACTACGAAGATGAGCTTGCTGGCTtggccaagaccaaatacatctACACCTCTGCCTGA